GGTTTGATACTGGAAACGTTACAAGCAATTGAAGATGGGTTTCATAAGTGTCAAGCAGGCAGTAATAGGACTGGTACTGGCCTCTGTTGTGGCACTGTGGAGACACCTTTTTGAGTACAGGAGCAGGAAATTGACTGGTCTGAGAGTGGACTTCCTTCCTGCTCCATTCCAGGGACCTTTCTGGTGCCTTTTTAAGAAGAACTTTCACTCAAGACTGGGATGGGCGGCTGGTACTCCATCTTTTGCCCTGATAAATAGTTCTTAGCATTGCACATAGCTACTTGTGTTTCAGAGGGACTAAACAAGCAGTCAGGTAGCACATGGGACCCAGCTAGGCAGACCCTTGTCTGTGAATCCTGTCATGCTTATCAGTGTTCACAAGCAATGTATTGTTCCCTTTGCTACTTCAGACTTGAGACTTGCACTCCCTGAATTTGTTTCCGTAGTGGTTTTGCCAGCTGGCAAAAGCAGTGTTAGACTGACCTCTGACTACTAGCGCTCTATTCTGAGCGCTGTTGTCAGTGTGGTTCTAAAAACTATCTGTCGCTCCCAAGAGGGCATAAACCAGCAGTCTGCTTGATAAATACTGAAGATAGTGGAGAATGGTTTGACAGTGCCCttctagaaaaggaaaatggcagACTTTAGTGTTCTTAAACATCTAGAAATTTAATAGCCAATGTCCATCAACCCATGCAGTACACGGCTCAATCTTAAACTATTAAGATTTAAATGATTAAAATGCATTCCAGTTCCATACATAAGGGATTTCCCTGATGCCCTTGGAAGGTCTTGAATTTCTGCAAAACTGGATTATACTCAATTGTGTTTTGGAGGTGTTATTTCATGTCATCAGCAAGTAAGGTAACTGCCAGAAAATACTAATCTTTGCAAAAACCCTGGATATGTGATTCAACTAAAGTTTTAGAGATGGTGGAAATGTGTttagattcctttttttttctttctttcttttcttcccctccgACCCAAATTTGTCTTCCAGCTAAAGCATCTTTCTGTAGTCCAAATTGTGTCAAATAAGCATGCTGTTGTTTTTATCATGGTGGTGTTGCCTCTGAACTTTATGAAAAGCACAGATTTACAGTCATAAAACCAGATGTTAGTTACAGTTCTGCAGCTGTGAACCTAagcaattttaataaaatgcatgGAGTCTTCCAGAGTAACACACCGGAAGTTGTCCTGCATATTAAAATTCTCTTGCTGTCCCTTAGGGCACATCCTGTATCCAAGTTCTGCATCTTCATCAGGAAACTCAACACCTCAACTGTGCTGGGTCCACATCCCGACAAAGCCTCACTCAGATccattaatttagaaaaattagAGTAGCTAAACTCATGTGACCGAAGCGATCCCTTTTCAGTCCTGTCAGCTTCAAGACTTGTTAGAGGAATCTTCAACAGAAGACTAAGTCTCTTGGACAGATTTATGTTAAAGGAGatgttcacacacacaaaagtcaATTAAAATGTGTGTGCTGTAGCAAAATTCAACCTTATCTTGTCAGCTGAATGAGTGATTCATTCAGTGAGAGTAGGGACATCTCCCTCACCATACAGTCGCGGGGGGCAGACATCTCCCCTCAGTGCATGCTCCAAAACGGTGACAAGACCAGCTTCTGGGAGCCCGGAGCTCCTTAATCCCTGGCATGTGCTGTCTTCTGCAGACAGTTTCTTACTGAATTCCTGACAGAGGAAGCACCCCAGTGTGGCTGTGTGCTGGCCGCACAGCTGTATCCTCTGGGAAGAAGAGTACTATCCTAAAAACTTATGAGTGTAGACATGGCCCCCGGGGTAGCGCAGAGGAACAAACAGCTTTCTCATCAAGGTCCCTGTCTCCTCCATATTTGAATGCAGAAAGAGGTACAGCAATATATGCTTTTTGGATTAGCTTCCTAGCAGTTGTGAATTACATACAGTGGTAGTCTTCATCAGCATGTACAGTTTTGTGCTGGAATGAAGTTAATAGGAACATAGCAGATTAAGTGACCTGAGCTTGTTATCAAAGCTAGACTTTGTCGAGCTTAACTTCAGCCTCTGAAGTTAGGCATCCAATCTAAAATCAGAGTGGGATTCCTGTGTAGTCAGAGTATGTTGACCAAGAACAGCTGGGATGAATTCTCTCCTTACCTGCAAAGGGAGCAGATCTCTTTGTTTCTGGATGGGCACATGGCACAAAATGGATCACACCACATCTTTGGCTGGGTTTCTTAATGCAGGAGCCCATGGAATAAACATCTGTCTCAGGGTACCAACTCTCATGCTGGAAGTTTTGTTCATGGCAAGTGTTTGTCTGCCCATTCACAAACAGtcctgcagatttttttttttgtctgtttttctttttcagggacGGATAGCGTGTGCCAATGTCCTAAGTGACCTTTATGCCATGGGGGTCACAGAATGCGACAACATGTTGATGCTCCTTGGAATCAGCAATAAAATGACAGATAGGGTAAGATGTTTGGTACTTGCTTTTGAAGGAAGACCCGAACAGCTAAATATGCTTAGAATGTGTTTACCTTTAGTGTATTTTCTCCTCAAAGTTTGAACCCTTTTAAAGAAGAGATTGTTTTATTGAACGTCACAGTTCATAGCATGGGTCTCGCCTCATAAACATGCTGAGGTCACTTGCTAGAAGTTCACTTTTCTGTGGCATTGTAATCTGCTGCTGCTAGTATCTTCATCTCCACCAAAATGGGGCCCCTGCTTCTGTCAATTCAGGACAGTGTTGCTCCAAGGCAGGATTTGATTATCAGTTTGTGTATCAATCTGGATAGATACCTCTGGTTTGCTTATGCCAGCTTTGTAACATCtttctgaagcagaagaaactgaaatagattgcttttctttttctgttttctttctttttttgtattgttttgtgGAACTGAGCAGCATCTATGTTTGTTTTGCCCTAGCAAAAAAGGGATGTTTATTCTTAGAACAAAGTTAAATTGAAACTTTGCAGGTTAGTGGAGGCCAAACGCAGCTTGGTTTATCCTTGTCTTACTGCACCACACTGCTGTGGCCGTACCTGATTACAGCAGCAGAATAGTTGTTCTTGAGTTTCCAGAACTCCGATTTCATTAGTTGTATATGACCTTTTGAAGAATATTTCTTCAGCATGAGAATGTCTCTTCCCCTCTTACACCAAAAGTGGTAAAACCATAGCTCTGTGGGAAAACATGCAATTTTCAGGAGGCTAACCTCTTCCGAAGGCTGGCTTTCCTGCCACAAACTATTTGCCATGAGGGCATTTGGCTTGAGTGATTAAAAGCCCTGGACCAGTCTTGAAATGACTAGCACTGCTGTGTATGGAACTCTGACTTCTGTTTTGATCTCTAGGAAAGAGACAAAGTGATGCCTCTAATTATCCAGGGTTTCAAAGATGCAGCAGAAGAGGCAGGAACATCTGTTACTGGTGGCCAAACAGTGTTAAATCCCTGGATTGTTTTAGGAGGAGTGGCCACGACAGTCTGTCAGCCTAATGAATTTATAATGTAAGTTAAATCGCTAAACAATCAAAGGCACTGGTCTGAAGggatacagtgaaaaaaaatcctttaaatacCATGTTATGATCTTGTAATCTGTCTCCTGATGAATAAAGCAGTATCTTCTCCTGCTTGCATTTGTCTTTAGCACTCAACAGATGCCACATTGCTTTTGTATGtacttgcttttttaaacagGATGTCCTTTtacttctccccaccccccagtaTCTTTTAATCCTATTCTCCTTTTGACCGGAGTGTCATGCTTCTAACCTTTAAAGTATTGAAGGCTGTTTTGGGACATAAATTTCTGTCATATTTATACATACCTCTTAAACCACCTCCCAGTTATCCTATTAATGGCTGTGGAGAACTACAGAATTGTTGTGTTTACAGCATTCTGTCCATGTAACAGTAGCTGATTTGAATGTCCCGCTGTGGCATGTTACACTAGGCAAATGAATTTGTTTGTGATCCTAGTAATGGTTATCCTATGCCCTGAAGTAACAaaggtcatttttttccctatccTGTCTTACACCTCCAGtaaattgaaagaaaagataTAATTTTGCGTGTGTCTGACTGCAAGCATTGTTATATTCCAAGAAAGAAAGATTAGCACTTTTAAATAAGTTTGTAGCTTTTTGCTGAATAATATCCCACGCCAATGAATCCCAAAGGTTAATTCTGCAATtagttaggttttttttaactgcgCGACAAGATATGTGGGTCTGTGAAAACGTGATTATAGGCACTTATTCCTAATGTGTGAATCTCACTGTGTAATTAATATgtgaattctttgttttcaggCCAGACAATGCAGTGCCAGGAGATGTGCTTGTATTAACTAAACCCTTGGGAACACAAGTGGCTGTAGCTGTCCACCAGTGGCTAGATATTGTGAGTacactgcaaaaaaagaaacagggaagAGGGGTGTGAGTTAAAGGTGACCTTCCTCATTCCCTCAAAACCTTAAATTGACTTCAGCAGTGTAGTAAGTACACTGAGGGCTCAGCTGGGAATGATCTAccacctctttctcctccttcctccttggTGTGTCAGCCTTCCCTGCTTATGTGCAAGACTGTTGAAATAGTGCAAGTTTAGTGTATTGTGCTTAGTGAGCCCGTCTTAATTGTTTCTAATTCTTAGTTAGTTCTCAGGCATTGCTGTAATAAACAAAATTGTTTACTAACAGAACAACAGACTAGCACCCTGGGTAAAATTATGCCCTACTCCACCTGCCAAAGTAATTGGCAAAAAGCTTATTGGTGGTAGTCAGGCCAAGATTGCTGGCTGTGTTCAGGGGCTTTCTGCTTGTGTACATGGAAATATATCTACGTTTCACATGTATTACCCTGTGCATTCAATAAGAACATTTCCAGCAGCATTATGTACGTAGATATACTTCCATCTGTTACTTCAGACAAAAATGTAACTACTGAACTGAAAAGTGACTGCAAAATTGGCATCTGCTTATGTTGTCTGGCTCCCAGTACGTGTCTTCAGAATTATAACTGCTCAGTTTACGCTTTAAAAAGATGCATCTTTTCTACTTTTGGGACTACTGAGCCAATAGACTGGCAGAGGAGTGAGCTGGAATCCACTTTGTCTTGGCTGTTGGCCACTACATTGTCGGATGAATTCTAATTGCAAAGCCTGTGTTAGCAAAAGTGGGAGAGAACCAGCTTAAACCATCATTGGAGTCTGAAGCAtgaccaacaagaaaaaaaaatgtttttctccttcttcatAGGGTCTGGCCTAGCAATTTTGACATCTGCAGAATCCTGTGTTTTCCAATCAGATATAAGGATCAGGGCCTCAGATAATCTTGATATGAAAATGAAGTGAAACAACAAGACAACAATTTTATAGTATGTTTTCTGGCCATAATCTTATTCTTAACATATCTATTATTGTACTGACAAACAGACTTGCAAATTAAGGATATTCTGAATTTCCACATATTTCAAGTACTTCTAATTTGACTGTCAACCAGAAATGCTTTCTGGTCTGAAAAATTAGGACAGCAGGAAATAAATTCTCCTATTACATGTAAACAACATATATATTTGATTGTGGTAGGAAAATTCCTGAGTAGCTGTACtgtcttttcttcagctttgctcTTTGAAAGAGTAGGGAAAGTGAAACTGGAATTACCCATCACAAATCCACCCATAAATCAAATTTCAGTAGGGAATTCGACTTTGTATTGGAAAGTATGTGGGAGAAGGTACATAGTACAGCAAGTTTATGCATaggcaagaaaggaaaaccGGAGTGTAGAGATATGTGGCTgcaaaacaagttaaaaaaaaaacaaactaaaagctgaggtgttgtcatggtttaaccccagccagcaacgaagacccacacagctgctcactcactctcccACAGTGCGATgggggagagagaatcagaagagtagaagtgggacaacttgtgggttgagataagaacagtttaataattgaagtaaaataaagtattaataACAATATAAAAAGCGAGTGATGCACAgtacaattgctcaccacccaccgaaCAATGCCccgccagtccccaagccacgatcgctgctcccctggccagctcccctCAGttcatatactgagcatgatgcttATGGTATGGCatgtccctttggccagtttggatcagctgtcccagctgtgcccccttccttcccagcttcttgtgcccctggcagagcatgggaagctgaagaagtccttgactactgTAAGCACGACTTAGCAACAACGAAATCGTCAGTGTGTTATCatcattattctcatcctaaatccaaaacacagcactataccagctaatGGGACGAAAActaactttatcccagctgaaaccaggacaggtaTTTAAACAGAGCAGTAGCAAATGTGTTCCTGGTGACAAGTGAAAAGAAGATCCAAACGGAGGCAAAATTTGTTCTCCTTGCTTGGTTACTGCCAGTGTTGTTGCAGCCAAGCCCTAGCTGtgttgctggcagcagctgccataGGGTGCAGAGGAAAAGACTGCAGAGAGTCTGCAGGGAGTTGGGCCCTGTTGGGGCTCTGGGGGACCAGGTCATGGATGTGCTAGGGGTGATGAATGTGTTCCCTGTGGCTTTGGCTGCCAGGCTGGTGATGTGGACTGATGAGGCTGGTCCACAGCTAGGAACTGGCATCCCTTTGCCTATTTCTCTTTTGGCTGAAAAGCATGGAAGGGGTTGCTGTGACGTGCGCCCTTCAGAAGGGGTTTTATAGCCCTTGCTGTTTTCTACAGACCCTTTCCATTTGGAAATCCTAagcttgcttttaaaagttgtttggggatttctgtgaacttctctgcctttgtttcttctctacTAATCCCAGTACCTGATTACTGTAGTGGAGAGGAATTTGCATCTGTGTCCTACCTGTGTTTGTGGCTCTTCTAGCCTCAGCCTTGAGTATGCTTCCATCTCATTTGTGATTTCTATTCCCATCATCTGACTGTTTTCCATCCCATGATCAGCCTCAGAACTGTGTTTttgaaaactgaggcagaatGACTGCTCAAGTGTTTCAGTCATACGTTCAGTAAGAGTAATTGCTATTCTGTCCCTTCtcttacagcctttttttttttcactctttctcATAATTGGTCAGACCCAGTTCAACCTAATTTCAGAAGCTCTGACCTTACTGCTATACTTCCTTGCTCTTTAACAAATGATTTGTTTTGGCtgaccattttcttttcccctcttgcCATTTCTGGATTCTCTTACACCCCTGGAAGTCAGGGATCACTTGTTAAGGATATCAGCCTCTTTGACAAGATCCTTCCCCAGTGCAGCATCATATACCAATTCTTAGTAGTTTTTGCACCTTTGATTTAGTAAGAAGTTTGTCCTATGCATTTATTCTGTGGAATGGCAGCGTAGGTATTGTGGTGTCAAAAATcctatttttgtttactttcagttctctgtaattttacttccattgcaaaaaaagaagaaaattaaaacagtctGTAGTGTTGCTCTTAACAGCTGAATGGTTGTTTTGTTCCATTCTGGATCTGGAATTACTTCAGCTTCAAATAAAACAATTGCCCTTTATAAAGGTACCATTTCCTAAATTGTTCTGAGAGCCTTATGGGATGAAAAGCATTGCTCAGTATGTGATGGAGGCATGAGTCCGTACAAGACACTGAAGAATGGGTGGAGGGAGATGCTGGTATTAAACTGTAAAGGAAGTTTATGAAACTGCCTTAATCCTAACTCACTGGAGAGATTACGTCCTGCCTTAGCATACATCCCTCAGACCTCGACTTGTGGATATCAGTGGCCTTTCTTGATCAAAGTGTCCAGATGTGAAATCAAgagttttctcttaaaaaaaaaaaaaaaaaaaaaaaaaaaaaaaaaaaaaaaaacaaccacaaaccaaaaagccaGAGATTACAAATCTCAACATTCAGCAACAAAGTTCATTTGGCTGCGGATTTCAAGATGGAGAGTTGCCTTGGAGGAGCTCTTTGCCCTAGGTTAGGTTATTCCACTCCActctgctgctggaagcaagATCTGAGGTGCTTAGTGCCTCGTAGACATTTAAATGAACTTCACTTGGGTACAGCAGCACACACCTCGACTGTTGAACCTTTTGGCCCTCTTtaactgagttttaaaaaaaaagtacattctggatgaaggattttttttcaagtggtATGGTTGTGCTTCAAAATATacagctgaaaatctgaaagaataatttttatttcatccatTAGCCAGAAAAGTGGAATAAAATCAAACTAGTGGTAACACAAGAAGATGTAGAACTAGCGTACCAGGAAGCGATGATGAACATGGCACGACTGAACAGAACAGGTAAGAAGagatgtgtgtgtttggggggCGGAGGGAAGGCTGTGAGTTTTTCCAGTTCCATACTTAGTTTCATTTCACTGTTGTGGGGAAATGTGACACAGCTGTTTTATCCCTTCCTTCTGCCCCATCTTTCTGCTGTTCAGTGTTTGTGAAGCAAGCAGATTAAAATCAAACGCCCCCTTTTAATTATacagcaaaaccacaaatgTCGCTGGAGATGATTATGACTCATGTGAGTGCTGCGAGTAACATCCCAGTGAGTTAGAGGATGTTTTAAAGGGAAATATATTGGATTTGTTCCTTATCGTCTGTGCCTAGAGAACTCGTGCGGGCCTAACGGTAATAAGgttaaaaaatttcaaaatggaataaaaaaggaaaaggtctttatttttgtgcgcttcaatttaaaattttattttttaattttgtcatgTTATGTGCTTCCCAAAGTGTGGAGTATGTAGCACCTGTTTTCTGGGTGTTTTTCCAGTTGGTGTggtgtgttgtgggttttttcccccgtTTTAATTTTGGTAGGGGGAAGGTTCTGTGTTGACCCTAGAAATTTTAATCTGGGATTGCCCTTCTTAGTTCAAAGTATCTTTGGAGGAGCAGAGAATTGAATTAGGCGTTTCCTTACTTCTCAGttgaaggaacagggagggttaaatgtctcttctcccatttattcagttttcatttgGTATTTGTTATGTCATCCCACTGGTTTTTCATTCCTTTGCAAAGtcttccaggaaaaataaatgaccAGGATTGTCTTATGGAAAAGAACTCAGGTCCTCCTCACGTATTGGGAAGCACCAAAGGAGGGCAAAGcattcttggttttgtttttctccactcGCTCTTGTCAGGCACCTTTAACaacatttaaatattcttaACTGGAGCTATTGTCCTGCAAGCTGGAGTGTCCTTCCAGGGCTCTGTAGTTGCAAATGCCCAAGAATTCAATGAATGCATAGGTGGGGAAGCTGGGGCCCTTCCCCCACAACCTGCAGGCTTTGTTCTTAAGCTCTTAAACTCTAAGTGTCCAGAACTTATAGTCCTATGTAATAGTTGTGCGGAGTGGCGGGGAAGAGATGTGAGACAACTGACCCAGGGCAAGTCTAGTCCTTGCCCTTAATGAAGCAAAGCTGAGCTCAGAACCTCTCTGTCCCTCCACTTGGGAAAAGGTTGAATCTGGAGCAAACCCCTATTCCTTAGACTGCTAATACAAATTAGTAGCACATGTCTAATAAAGCAGGCTGAATATAACTTTGATGCTGGATTTTCAGCATGatttaatacttaaaatacaaGTTGAATTTTTTAAGGGTTACATGCAGTGTTGGTGAATTCCAGTTccttcaaggatttttttttttcattattaatttaaaCAGTAAGACAACCTGATTCAAATTAAAGGTATGCAACTACATTCACACTGGGCACAATATTGTTGAAGTATTGCTTTtcctgatactttttttttctgattttttttttcccctccctctcttgTAGCTGCTGGACTCATGCACACTTTCAACGCACATGCAGCTACAGACATCACAGGATTTGGAATCCTGGGGCATGCACAAAACCTTGCCAAGCAGCAGCGAAATGAGGTGTCCTTTGTTATTCATAACCTTCCTGTTCTTGCTAAGATGGCTGCTGTCAGTAAGGCTTGTGGCAATATGTTTGGCCTCATGCATGGGACTTGTCCGGAGACTTCAGGTATGTGACAGTTGTACCACCCTCTTTTCTCCCTAAACCTCCACATTAGAATTAAATAACGTGTCACATGTACAAACCATGTGCTTTGCATTCAAAAATCACGGTTGGTTTGGTATATAGCCAAGGTGATGAGCACTAGCTACGCAACTGTTTACAATTCATTTCTTCAGCCTAACTTCCAAACCACTGTCCTATTCTCAACGCCTAGTTCCATATGAAACACTATTATAGAAACCCTTGCTGTATCTATACCGTTTTAGAGTTAGAAGTTAGTGATGATTCTGAATTCTTTTGAAACCTATTTTTCTGTCAGCTGTTAAGTCTGGAACAGTGAATATCTGAAAATCTCAGCACAGCTGACACAGGTTTCTCAAAGGTAAAGCTACCTGCAGTAGGTTTCCCAGTCAAATGAGTGGTGTTTTGATTCTCATTATGAATATGTGTGAAGTTTAGTACTGGATGGGTCAGTCTCAGTGACTGAAGCCTTCTCTGTCTGCAGCACACAGACATCCAAGAATATAGATATTTCTCccttatatatatatgaaatctGACTTTAAGGGAAATAAAGCTGCCACTTGCAGCGACAATGAACACAACAGACGTGTACTGAGAATCAGGCTATGGACACCAAGGTCATTGCAGATAAGCATTTAGACAGTCATCAGGTGATAAGAACTTCTGATGTTTGAAAGTTGCCTTATTGTTAAGTGTAGACCACTTTGCATGATTGCTGTCTTCTGCTGGAAGTTTCTATACTTCATTTTCCCCTTGAATCTTCTGTccatcttgtttttcttttttaatctgccttttctttctctttgggAAATGGAGAAGATGCAGCAACAAATCTGCCTTTTATCGCATTTCTCCACCCTCTTCCTGCTCTCCAAAAGTATTATCCAAGTTCTCTGCAGCTCACAACAGAGGGGGCCCCCTGAAGCAAAACAGTCTGACTATCTGGAAAGAAGCATCACAGTGAGAGCCATAAAGTTTCCCCCTAGTGAATACACAACTTAACCATGATCTGCTGAATTGTTCCTTAGCCATCTGTGTTTAAACAGACACTCTGTCCTTCAGAGGCTGTATGGCTCAGATGATGTGTAATAGGATATGGGACATGAACCCTTTCAAGAGTTCAAGTCCAGCGTCagtcagcagagagcagaaatatCTGGTGGCAGTTTGGCAAGCTGTGACAATAGGTTGGTAGTACCAGACAGATTCATACTACGCAGGAGTCCATGTAACCAGAGTGCTAGAAGCATTCGTTAGCAGTTGCGACTCGGAAAAGTAGTGTGGACCCAGAGCTGGAACTGCAGGATGCTCTTTCAGGTGAGCAGCTGTGACAAAGGTTTGTATAGCAGTTGGCATGGGAATGGTTTAGCTGCAAACTGAGTGCTCAAGTCTTCAGAGCCCCATACTGCACCCTGGGGATATCCAATTCTGTCTTTTCACTGAAGTAAATCGGTGTGGATGTACACACAGCTGTGGGAGTACTTGGGCTGTGAGAGTACTTGGAAGCAGAAAACAGTCGGCTTCAGAAGCTCTTTTGGGACTGAGAGCAAGTGGTGTCTTTGAAGTGCCGAGCGGCTTATGTTTCAACACAGATGATGATGGAGAAGACAGCAAGATGTACCTGGTTATTTGTGAACTCTGGGTGCCTCAAaacatgtatattttatttcatcacAGCACTGCGTTTCTCGCATTAGAGCTGGCTATAGGGATTTGTTACAGGGCGGTGTCTGCCAAATATTAGAAAGATCCGTAGCCACGTGGACACAAAAGCTCTGGTCTAAAAGCTATATCACTGCAGTCCCATAGGCTTTAGGCTTACGCTGAATAGCCTGACACGTTGCAGGCATGTGTATCAGCTTGGGCATGGTGTGCTTAGATGGCTTGTTAGCACTCAGACCCACGATGTTTGTGCGCTTCATGTCCTGGGGTTGATTTATATGAAGGCAGGCATCTGGCTTGCTGCGCCTCTATATCCAGTTGTGAGGATGGCTTCTGGGGGGCTGCTTAGGGCTGTTCATACCGTGATGTACATACACTCTTTCTCTGTCCTCTTAAACTTCCAGAAATGCTCTGTCCGTAGCATCTTAATTTGTGAACAGATGTTTTTCAGCAGAGTGGGCAGGCAATGAGAAGAAATttactggaaaattatttgaatgGATTTTAAGActgatgtgtttttttccagtgtgcaTTTGCTGGGCACCTGTTGACAAAAGTCAGTGTTGGAAAGATCTGCTATGTCGATCTGTTCCATCTTCCAGGCACTCTTGCTTATGGcgtattttcttaaaattgtaCTTTTACATGATTTTGCGTTCTCTTAGGCAACTCTTTGGTGGAAGTTGAAAGTTGCCAACAGGCAGTTAGTTTCAAAAAAACCTTAATTCTGTTTATTAGACCGGCTGTTTGCAGAAATAAGTTACACAGTTACTCTGTGTGGGATATtcatgcatgtgtgtatttttgtcaGTTCTCTTCTAATAACTTTTGAAACTGTTGACTGGTGTCAGCCAATTTTTCTAGTGTAGGTATCTCAGCAACGTGGTGGTTCCGCAGATTTTGTGGAAATAGGCAGATGGGTAGAAAAGAAGGGCTGTGTTAGTGCCTGACAAGAAGCATCTCATCCATTTGTTAGTCATTGTGGGAGAAAGCCATTAGCAGGAGCAAGGAGGCTTGTTTTCAATTCATGAGCTCTTTGTGTCACTGCTCTTAATTGCAAAGCTTTGTCTAGTCTGCTTTTGAAGTTTTCTGTGTCTGCTTCCCTGCTTGCAATAGAGCTGTTAAAACCAGCAATGTTCAAAACCTCTTACTAAAAGAAAACCCTTACATTGTTAAAAAGATAAGCCAGGACAGACACCAAGTTACCTACATCCTTTCAACCCCTGAAAGAAGCATGCAGCAAGCTCTCAAACCACCGTAGCTGTTTGTTCATTCAGTCTGCAGTTGGTTTGCTTTGTCTTTGGCAGCGGCTGATACAGACCTCAAAAACTTGCTACACCGTGAAATGCTGCTTGCTTCGGTGCGGAGTAGTGCTGCTGCTTCGTTTTCCACAGGCATACTGCAACAACTTAAACTCCTGGTGGCTGTGGGCTTGCACAGGTGAAGACTTCTTGTAGTTGTCACTGGGACAAAAAACAGTAACATAGAGCAGCCTGGACTAGAATACAGTACACAGTGGAAAACCTTAAGGATTTACCCAAAGGGTTAAAGAGACTGGTTAATCTACCAGAGAAATAATCATGATCCCTGCGGACCAGAATCCTACTACTAACCAAGAGTAGCCTGTAGCCTCTATTGAGGGTTATTGATCAAACTGTGGGATGCAGCCAGCAGGTGGGAAGTGATTTTTGATTGGAAACTGGgtttttgtacatttttctgGTCTTGCCAAAGAATGTTAGCAGGGTATGCGTACAAGTGATACAAAATTGCAGAAAGAGAGTGTGTGGCGAAGGCATAACTGAGTGAAGCTTATTCATgtgctttttcttatttcccttTTCACCATG
The Phalacrocorax aristotelis chromosome 1, bGulAri2.1, whole genome shotgun sequence DNA segment above includes these coding regions:
- the SEPHS1 gene encoding selenide, water dikinase 1; this translates as MSVRESFNPESYELDKSFRLTRFTELKGTGCKVPQDVLQKLLESLQENHFQEDEQFLGAVMPRLGIGMDTCVIPLRHGGLSLVQTTDYIYPIVDDPYMMGRIACANVLSDLYAMGVTECDNMLMLLGISNKMTDRERDKVMPLIIQGFKDAAEEAGTSVTGGQTVLNPWIVLGGVATTVCQPNEFIMPDNAVPGDVLVLTKPLGTQVAVAVHQWLDIPEKWNKIKLVVTQEDVELAYQEAMMNMARLNRTAAGLMHTFNAHAATDITGFGILGHAQNLAKQQRNEVSFVIHNLPVLAKMAAVSKACGNMFGLMHGTCPETSGGLLICLPREQAARFCAEIKSPKYGEGHQAWIIGIVEKGNRTARIIDKPRIIEVAPQVATQNVNPTPGATS